Proteins encoded within one genomic window of Bradyrhizobium sp. 186:
- a CDS encoding transcriptional regulator, which yields MAELDDIIHQPLRLKIMAALNALPAATGLEFARLKKLTGATDGNLGAHIETLAKAGYVQVDKAFVGKKPQTTVTATAAGRGAFARHVATLQEIIAGKQI from the coding sequence GTGGCCGAGCTCGACGACATCATCCACCAGCCGTTGCGGCTGAAGATCATGGCGGCGCTGAACGCGCTGCCGGCGGCGACAGGTCTGGAATTCGCGCGGCTGAAGAAGCTGACCGGCGCCACCGACGGCAATCTCGGCGCGCATATCGAGACGCTGGCCAAGGCCGGCTACGTCCAGGTCGACAAAGCGTTTGTCGGCAAGAAGCCGCAGACCACAGTTACCGCCACCGCGGCGGGCCGCGGTGCGTTCGCCCGGCATGTCGCGACATTGCAGGAGATCATTGCTGG
- a CDS encoding 3-deoxy-D-manno-octulosonic acid transferase: MRNSAVRDPKMPNSLPMTLRMYQRLASGLVPLAPALIKRRLKQGKEDPARVGERRGLSQDVRPHGPLVWIHGASVGEVLAAAALIERLRDLNLRILLTSGTVTSAAMVAKRFPPDVIHQYVPYDSPRYVARFLDHWKPSLALFIESDLWPNLILAGATRRVPMVLINGRMSPRSFPRWRRMYGTISALLSRFDICLAQSKTDAERFSALGGRDVVATGNLKLDVPAPPADPAKLERLMAMTRGRPIIVAASTHPGEEEMLVAAHRSLTGFFPQLLTVIVPRHPNRGSSIGGLITASGLKPALRSREELPGAATDVYVADTMGELGLFYRLSPIVFMGGSLIRHGGQNPIEAIKLGAAIIHGPHVFNFADVFEALDQAGGARQAETQEALIKQLGQLLADPTVRDRMQRSGAGVVEQLGGALDRTMTALEPYLMQLRIEMGAANA; encoded by the coding sequence ATGCGCAACTCGGCCGTCCGGGACCCGAAGATGCCTAATTCGCTGCCGATGACGCTGCGGATGTATCAGCGCCTGGCTAGCGGCCTGGTGCCGCTCGCGCCTGCGCTGATCAAGCGGCGGCTGAAGCAGGGCAAGGAGGATCCGGCGCGCGTTGGCGAACGGCGCGGCCTCTCCCAGGACGTGAGGCCGCACGGCCCGCTGGTCTGGATCCATGGCGCCAGTGTCGGCGAGGTGTTGGCTGCGGCGGCGCTGATCGAGCGGCTGCGCGATCTGAACCTGCGCATTCTCCTGACCTCGGGCACCGTCACCTCGGCCGCAATGGTGGCCAAGCGCTTTCCGCCCGACGTCATCCATCAATACGTGCCGTATGATTCTCCGCGCTATGTCGCGCGCTTCCTCGATCACTGGAAGCCGTCGCTGGCGCTGTTCATCGAATCCGACCTGTGGCCGAACCTGATCCTGGCGGGCGCGACGCGGCGGGTGCCGATGGTGCTGATCAACGGACGGATGTCGCCGCGCTCCTTCCCGCGTTGGCGGCGGATGTACGGCACCATCTCGGCGCTACTGTCGCGGTTCGATATCTGCCTCGCGCAGTCGAAGACCGATGCCGAGCGCTTCTCCGCGCTCGGCGGTCGCGACGTTGTCGCTACCGGCAATCTCAAGCTCGACGTGCCGGCGCCGCCTGCCGATCCCGCAAAGCTCGAGCGGCTGATGGCGATGACGCGCGGGCGTCCAATCATCGTCGCGGCCTCGACCCATCCGGGCGAGGAAGAGATGCTGGTTGCGGCGCATCGCAGCCTCACCGGTTTCTTCCCGCAACTCTTGACCGTGATCGTGCCGCGGCATCCGAATCGCGGCTCCTCGATTGGCGGTTTGATCACGGCGTCAGGCCTGAAGCCGGCCTTGCGTTCGCGCGAGGAACTGCCGGGGGCTGCGACCGATGTCTATGTCGCCGACACCATGGGCGAGCTCGGGCTGTTCTACCGCCTGTCGCCGATCGTGTTCATGGGCGGCTCGCTGATTCGTCACGGCGGGCAGAATCCGATCGAGGCGATCAAGCTGGGTGCGGCGATCATCCATGGTCCGCACGTCTTCAACTTCGCCGATGTCTTCGAGGCGCTCGATCAAGCCGGCGGGGCGCGGCAGGCCGAGACGCAGGAGGCGCTGATCAAGCAGCTCGGCCAGTTGCTGGCCGATCCCACCGTGCGCGACAGGATGCAACGGTCGGGCGCGGGCGTGGTGGAGCAGCTCGGCGGCGCGCTCGACCGCACCATGACGGCTCTGGAGCCGTATCTGATGCAGTTGCGGATCGAGATGGGAGCCGCCAATGCGTGA
- a CDS encoding DUF2093 domain-containing protein, translating to MLNKFGPSGHGEAQVQYLDGDFRVISPGTYVRCAISDTRIPLDELKYWSVDLQEAYATPAAVLQRHFPGAPKPQP from the coding sequence GTGCTGAACAAGTTCGGCCCCTCTGGCCATGGCGAAGCGCAGGTGCAGTATCTCGACGGCGATTTCCGCGTGATCTCGCCGGGGACCTATGTGCGCTGCGCGATATCAGACACGCGGATCCCGCTCGACGAACTGAAATACTGGAGCGTCGACCTCCAGGAAGCCTACGCCACGCCCGCCGCCGTATTGCAGCGGCATTTCCCCGGCGCGCCGAAGCCGCAGCCGTAA
- the lpxK gene encoding tetraacyldisaccharide 4'-kinase, protein MREPAFWYRPRSFKSHALRPLGALYGAIAERRMLRTGVDAGIPVICVGNYHVGGAGKTPTVLALTKLLRELGETPVVLSRGYGGRLQGPVMVDRERHTATDVGDEPLMMVRDVPVAVARDRLEGVALAKSRGATVILMDDGFQNPGIMKDASLIVIDSARGLGNGKVFPAGPLRAPLKAQLARTDALVLIGDGHAADDVAAEIAARGNPVLRARLRPDAASVGQLFGKQVLAFAGIGDPERFFRTLRASGIEVVRTRPFADHHMFSQAEIAALAADAKREQLTLVTTEKDLARLRGSEGLPDGIVPFAVQLEYDDLAALRQLVSDHLYKARERRFGGR, encoded by the coding sequence ATGCGTGAGCCGGCCTTCTGGTACCGGCCTCGCTCCTTCAAGTCGCACGCGTTACGGCCGTTGGGCGCGCTCTATGGCGCGATCGCCGAACGGCGCATGCTGCGCACAGGCGTAGATGCCGGCATCCCCGTGATCTGCGTCGGCAACTACCATGTCGGCGGCGCCGGCAAGACGCCGACCGTGCTCGCGCTGACGAAACTGTTGCGCGAGCTCGGCGAGACCCCTGTCGTGCTCAGCCGCGGCTATGGCGGGCGATTGCAGGGCCCAGTGATGGTCGATCGCGAACGTCACACCGCAACTGACGTCGGCGACGAGCCCCTGATGATGGTGCGCGACGTGCCGGTCGCGGTCGCGCGCGACCGTCTCGAGGGTGTGGCGCTCGCAAAATCACGCGGCGCGACCGTGATCCTGATGGATGACGGCTTTCAGAATCCGGGCATCATGAAGGACGCCTCGCTGATCGTGATCGACAGCGCGCGCGGGCTCGGCAACGGCAAGGTGTTTCCCGCCGGTCCCCTCCGCGCGCCGCTGAAGGCGCAGCTCGCGCGCACCGACGCGCTGGTACTGATCGGCGATGGACATGCCGCCGACGATGTCGCGGCCGAGATTGCTGCGCGCGGCAACCCGGTGCTGCGCGCGCGCTTGAGGCCGGATGCGGCTTCGGTCGGGCAGCTGTTCGGCAAGCAGGTTTTGGCCTTCGCCGGCATCGGCGACCCCGAACGCTTCTTCCGCACGCTGCGTGCCAGCGGAATCGAGGTTGTGCGCACGCGTCCCTTCGCCGACCACCACATGTTCTCGCAAGCCGAGATCGCTGCGCTGGCGGCGGACGCGAAGCGCGAGCAGCTCACGCTGGTGACGACGGAAAAGGATCTTGCGCGCCTGCGCGGCAGTGAGGGCCTGCCTGACGGTATCGTGCCGTTCGCGGTTCAGCTCGAGTACGACGATCTGGCTGCGCTTCGGCAACTGGTCAGCGACCATCTCTACAAGGCGCGTGAGCGAAGATTCGGCGGGCGATAA
- a CDS encoding dienelactone hydrolase family protein yields the protein MRLRLTALFLILLMSAAHAAPAPQQVEIPLSSGILHAQLYKPEGEGPFPTVIALHGCGGLGGHSDPVLPRYRDWALQLLKAGNAVLLPDSYGSRELGPQCRVKEMHVKARRERVADVAAARGWLMKQPWVARGRISLIGWANGASALLWAVRPQNVARDAGPDFRAAIAFYPDCRISAGLGWSTRLPTLVLIGANDDVSSPPACRQMVDGAHGRSALARIVVYPGAYHDFDRANTPLHALAGSSDAAAPEHGHLGTDADARADSQKQVAEWLAR from the coding sequence ATGCGCCTTCGACTGACCGCCCTGTTCCTGATTCTGCTGATGTCGGCCGCGCACGCTGCGCCCGCGCCGCAGCAGGTCGAGATTCCACTCTCGTCCGGCATCTTGCATGCGCAGCTCTACAAGCCCGAGGGCGAGGGGCCGTTTCCGACCGTGATCGCGCTGCATGGCTGCGGCGGTCTTGGCGGCCATTCCGATCCGGTGCTGCCGCGCTACCGCGACTGGGCGCTGCAACTGCTCAAGGCCGGCAACGCCGTGCTGCTGCCCGATAGCTACGGTTCGCGCGAGCTCGGGCCGCAATGCCGCGTCAAGGAGATGCACGTCAAGGCGCGGCGCGAGCGTGTCGCCGACGTCGCGGCGGCGCGAGGCTGGCTGATGAAGCAGCCCTGGGTCGCGCGCGGCCGCATCAGCCTGATCGGCTGGGCCAACGGCGCGAGCGCGCTGCTATGGGCGGTGCGGCCGCAGAACGTTGCGCGCGACGCCGGTCCGGATTTTCGCGCGGCGATCGCCTTCTATCCGGACTGCCGGATTTCCGCCGGCCTCGGCTGGAGCACGCGCCTGCCGACGCTGGTGCTGATCGGCGCCAATGACGACGTGTCGTCGCCCCCGGCCTGCCGCCAGATGGTCGATGGTGCGCATGGCCGCAGCGCGCTCGCGCGCATCGTGGTCTATCCCGGCGCCTATCACGATTTCGACCGCGCCAACACGCCGCTGCACGCGCTCGCCGGCAGCAGCGATGCAGCCGCACCGGAGCACGGCCATCTCGGCACCGACGCGGACGCGCGCGCGGATTCGCAGAAGCAGGTCGCGGAGTGGCTGGCGCGGTAG
- the xseA gene encoding exodeoxyribonuclease VII large subunit — MPNRLPMPPAEQLLNAPEFTVSELSQSLKRTVEDAYGHVRVRGEISGFRGAHSSGHCYFALKDESAKIEAVIWKGVHGRMRFKPQEGLEVIATGKLTTYPGSSKYQIVIEALEPAGIGALMALMEERKKKLAAEGLFDEARKQLLPWLPEVIGVVTSPTGAVIRDILHRLEDRFPRHVLVWPVKVQGEGSAEQVAAAIRGFNALPEGGKIPRPDVLIVARGGGSLEDLWSFNEEIVVRAAAESMIPLISAVGHETDITLIDFVADKRAPTPTAAAEMAVPVRSDLFVEVADLARRTRACWQRGHESRRNELRAAARALPAAGDLLAIPRQRLDSAGASLPRGLKANTHAHFRRFTAASAKLTLRVLHGQISQADHRLTVCGERLGLSARSLLRRRRDRFAGLEVRLRASKLSNAQAQRNAIARQRERTHRLAERASRALITLLQRLDARVGNSGKLLSALSYRGVLARGFALVRDEAGHPLHSADAVGPNARLEIEFGDGRVGATADADRPAPAAKRAASQPKSSAQDAKPAPKRVGKPVDQGSLF; from the coding sequence ATGCCGAATCGTTTGCCGATGCCGCCTGCGGAACAACTGCTCAACGCCCCCGAATTCACCGTCTCCGAGCTCTCGCAGTCCCTGAAGCGGACGGTGGAGGACGCCTATGGCCACGTCCGGGTCCGCGGCGAGATCTCGGGGTTTCGCGGCGCCCATTCCTCCGGCCACTGCTATTTCGCGCTCAAGGACGAGAGCGCCAAGATCGAGGCGGTGATCTGGAAGGGCGTGCACGGAAGGATGCGCTTCAAGCCCCAGGAGGGGCTCGAGGTCATCGCCACCGGCAAGCTCACGACCTATCCGGGCTCCTCAAAATACCAGATCGTGATCGAGGCGCTGGAGCCGGCCGGCATCGGCGCGCTGATGGCGCTGATGGAGGAGCGCAAGAAGAAGCTCGCTGCCGAAGGCCTGTTCGACGAGGCGCGAAAGCAGCTCCTGCCCTGGCTGCCCGAGGTGATCGGCGTCGTGACCTCGCCGACCGGCGCCGTCATCCGCGACATCCTGCACCGGCTCGAGGACCGTTTCCCCCGCCACGTGCTGGTGTGGCCGGTCAAGGTGCAGGGCGAGGGCTCGGCCGAGCAGGTCGCAGCCGCGATCCGCGGCTTCAACGCACTGCCGGAAGGCGGCAAGATTCCGCGGCCGGACGTCTTGATCGTGGCGCGCGGCGGCGGCTCACTGGAGGACCTCTGGTCGTTCAACGAGGAGATCGTGGTGCGTGCCGCGGCCGAGAGCATGATCCCGCTGATTTCGGCGGTGGGCCACGAGACCGACATCACGCTGATCGACTTCGTCGCCGACAAGCGCGCGCCGACACCGACGGCCGCCGCCGAGATGGCGGTGCCGGTGCGCAGCGATCTCTTCGTCGAGGTCGCCGATCTCGCGCGCCGCACCCGTGCGTGCTGGCAACGCGGCCATGAAAGCCGACGGAACGAGTTGCGCGCCGCCGCGCGCGCGCTGCCGGCGGCAGGCGATCTCTTGGCGATTCCGCGGCAGCGGCTGGATTCGGCCGGCGCCTCCCTGCCCCGCGGCCTCAAGGCCAACACGCACGCACATTTCCGCCGATTTACCGCCGCCAGCGCAAAACTGACGCTGCGGGTGCTGCACGGGCAGATTTCGCAGGCCGATCATCGGCTCACCGTATGCGGCGAGCGGCTCGGCCTGTCCGCGCGCTCGCTGTTGCGGCGGCGGCGCGACCGCTTTGCCGGACTTGAAGTGCGCTTACGCGCCTCAAAACTCTCCAACGCGCAGGCGCAGCGCAACGCGATTGCCCGCCAGCGCGAGCGCACGCATCGTCTTGCCGAGCGCGCCAGCCGCGCGCTGATCACGCTGCTGCAACGGCTCGATGCACGCGTCGGAAACAGCGGCAAGCTGCTCTCGGCGCTATCCTATCGCGGCGTTCTCGCCCGCGGCTTCGCGCTGGTGCGCGACGAGGCCGGCCATCCCTTGCATTCGGCGGACGCGGTCGGGCCGAACGCGCGGCTCGAGATCGAGTTTGGCGATGGCCGTGTCGGCGCGACCGCGGATGCGGATCGCCCCGCCCCGGCCGCAAAGCGCGCGGCATCGCAACCGAAGTCGTCCGCGCAGGACGCCAAGCCCGCGCCGAAGCGCGTGGGCAAGCCGGTGGATCAGGGCAGTTTGTTTTAG
- a CDS encoding alpha/beta fold hydrolase, giving the protein MAVRLLRSALNLLKWGLCAAGAVALLLTALIATPLERPAEMRSVSDSAKAVDFSTLPALERFQARDGTWLGFRHYAPKGSDAGRGAIFIHGSSASSATVNHALTAAMAARGVETWALDMRGHGASGTRGDIGYVGQLEDDLVDFVAHVRRSAPDLPLTLIGHSAGAGFSLRVAATPIMQDLFVRTVLIAPYLGYEAPTNRPHAGGWANADLPRLFALAALRKLGIDCCSQLPVLAFAVPPNSQRILVPTYSDRLMRNFATRGYRLDLAAVTHPLTIFGGAEDEMMISDKYAEAVQAVKPSVDVKVLDGINHMGMVTNPKAVSAIAEDVATRGSGQS; this is encoded by the coding sequence ATGGCTGTGCGGTTGCTGCGAAGTGCCTTGAACCTGCTGAAATGGGGTCTGTGCGCGGCCGGCGCGGTGGCGCTGCTGCTGACCGCGTTGATCGCGACACCGCTGGAGCGCCCCGCCGAGATGCGCTCGGTCTCGGACTCCGCGAAGGCCGTCGACTTTTCCACCCTGCCGGCACTCGAGCGCTTTCAGGCTCGCGACGGCACCTGGCTCGGTTTCCGCCACTACGCGCCGAAGGGGTCGGACGCCGGACGCGGTGCCATCTTCATCCACGGCTCCTCGGCCTCCTCCGCCACGGTCAATCACGCCCTGACGGCGGCGATGGCCGCGCGCGGCGTCGAGACCTGGGCGCTCGACATGCGCGGCCACGGCGCATCGGGTACACGCGGCGACATCGGCTATGTCGGCCAGCTCGAAGACGATCTGGTCGATTTCGTTGCCCATGTCCGCAGGAGCGCGCCCGACCTGCCGCTGACCCTGATCGGCCATTCCGCCGGCGCCGGCTTCTCGCTCCGCGTTGCCGCCACGCCGATCATGCAGGATCTGTTCGTCCGCACCGTGTTGATCGCGCCCTATCTCGGTTACGAGGCGCCGACCAACCGGCCGCATGCCGGCGGCTGGGCCAATGCCGATCTGCCGCGCCTTTTCGCGCTCGCCGCGCTGCGCAAGCTCGGCATCGATTGCTGCTCGCAGCTTCCGGTGCTCGCCTTCGCGGTGCCGCCGAACTCGCAGCGGATTCTGGTGCCGACCTATTCCGATCGCCTCATGCGCAACTTTGCGACGCGCGGCTATCGCCTGGATCTGGCGGCGGTGACGCATCCGCTGACGATCTTCGGTGGCGCCGAGGACGAGATGATGATCTCGGACAAATATGCGGAAGCCGTTCAGGCGGTGAAGCCTTCCGTCGACGTCAAGGTGCTCGACGGCATCAACCACATGGGCATGGTCACCAACCCGAAGGCGGTCTCCGCGATCGCCGAGGACGTGGCAACGCGGGGAAGCGGGCAGTCATGA